From one Agathobaculum sp. NTUH-O15-33 genomic stretch:
- a CDS encoding biotin operon repressor has protein sequence MSVKDAVLKALEEARGEQISGAALARTLGVSRAAVWKAVGALREAGVAIDAAPGGGYLLRTEDDSLTAAGVGALLETEAFGRELLVMPSLTSTNTVLKQEYTAKPHGFTLIALEQSGGRGRLGRSFASPPGSGLYISVLMHPRFPLDKLHFVTVAAAVAVCEAIEQTAGFTPGIKWVNDVLMEEKSSVVS, from the coding sequence ATGTCTGTCAAAGATGCGGTACTGAAAGCGCTGGAGGAGGCGCGCGGCGAACAAATATCCGGCGCCGCGCTCGCCCGCACGCTCGGCGTTTCGCGCGCCGCGGTGTGGAAGGCGGTCGGCGCGCTGCGGGAAGCGGGCGTAGCGATTGACGCCGCGCCCGGCGGCGGTTATCTGCTCCGCACCGAGGACGACAGCCTGACCGCCGCCGGTGTAGGCGCGCTGCTGGAGACCGAAGCCTTTGGCCGCGAGCTGCTCGTTATGCCCAGCCTTACCTCCACCAACACGGTACTCAAGCAGGAGTATACGGCAAAGCCTCACGGCTTTACGCTGATCGCGCTTGAGCAGTCGGGCGGGCGCGGCCGTCTGGGCCGGTCGTTCGCTTCGCCGCCCGGCTCCGGACTTTATATCAGCGTGCTGATGCATCCCCGCTTTCCGCTGGACAAGCTGCATTTTGTCACGGTGGCAGCCGCCGTCGCGGTTTGCGAAGCGATCGAGCAGACCGCCGGTTTCACCCCCGGAATCAAATGGGTCAACGACGTGCTGATGGAGGAAAAAAGCTCTGTGGTATCCTGA
- a CDS encoding biotin--[acetyl-CoA-carboxylase] ligase — MGQRRADGGKKLCGILTEAVIEGETGAVDAVVTGFGINLFPSPAWPEEVRAVAGALSEFSAAPRRAALAAALLGAFERGIRLLSEGGTAALIAAYRSRLCCLGKPVTVHSPATQYHAVCVGLTEEGHLLVRDDAGQTHTLSTGEISIRLSPS; from the coding sequence ATGGGTCAACGACGTGCTGATGGAGGAAAAAAGCTCTGTGGTATCCTGACCGAGGCCGTGATCGAAGGCGAGACTGGCGCGGTGGACGCGGTCGTCACCGGCTTCGGCATCAATTTGTTCCCCAGCCCCGCGTGGCCGGAGGAGGTACGCGCGGTTGCCGGGGCGCTCAGCGAATTTTCCGCCGCGCCGCGCCGCGCCGCGCTGGCCGCCGCCCTGCTCGGCGCGTTCGAACGCGGCATCCGCCTGCTGAGCGAAGGCGGCACCGCCGCGCTGATCGCGGCGTACCGCAGCCGCCTGTGCTGCCTCGGCAAACCGGTTACCGTGCACAGCCCCGCCACGCAGTACCACGCCGTCTGCGTGGGCCTGACCGAGGAGGGGCACCTGCTGGTCCGCGACGACGCGGGGCAAACACACACGCTTTCCACCGGCGAGATCAGCATCCGCCTGTCCCCATCGTAA